In a single window of the Podospora pseudocomata strain CBS 415.72m chromosome 2 map unlocalized CBS415.72m_2, whole genome shotgun sequence genome:
- a CDS encoding uncharacterized protein (EggNog:ENOG503NYPR; COG:S), whose translation MDPSYPPRPRPPLRSATSGSVSRISTVSDITDFDNFRDETGAVIPPRPSLVSLQSNDSLRQQFGKRPYGSVDDVGHTYGGASTGWTSFMGNGGGAYKPVSSPTLIAPPQNAGPSFAQRQQQRRHDAIPEEEDGIDLGLMKSAAPLGGEEPPAPGPRVARAPTFDVSSALGPATKADEEFWKAIQEQEAQGKLTGGLGKGIKAEATITEDYLLAITPVTERPPSRTFSVSRRSRRLSHTDTVKKMAQNEANKRGEVIEVVMTEDTGTQSKFDLSLVGGHDPNVEDEPGQFAMRQTTFPTNASKTEVFYPQPNWKPFSMRWPYLIWLIVVSIVMAVSVEILYRSSAQDALVKFQSPNDISTAQYFAVKFLPMAIAVTYGVMWQVTNFDVMRLEPFYQLSKEGGALADESINVEYLTQFVWLRPFRAIHCKHYAVAVSSTASLLANTLVPALGAASLIITPDRNTRLDRPHIEKSILIHHVWSRLLTTLLVIIAAFGCVLFYQLQTRRSGLLADVKGIAGLAAMATVSHILMDFKDMDVATHQDIHSKLKDHRYVLRNSSLAPDDTNPPSIQEREKYTKNHLSANPHPMMLRPAGAYPLISGIFAFIALIPIFLFTPATVLTDRAPWLITVLAVCIKLSWGALETDVRLMQPYYLLSQRHAPPKTLTLDYTAMPFGWVAIRGLINKHWLVFFVGFGTILTEILTVLVTSLATVEGRVFISSAPTATATSSDLNAGQETIPSFWISFTLALLILLYMGVLSVVTHLKRRRVFLPRQPNTIASVLAYIHQSKMLYDFVGTAKFGNREMEGWLEGVGKRYGLGWFRGRDGQSHCGVDEEELVSEWRVGYDYSRATRPWEEEGRNWL comes from the coding sequence ATGGATCCTTCCTACCCACCGAGGCCAAGACCTCCACTCCGTTCTGCCACTTCAGGCTCTGTCAGCAGGATATCTACCGTGTCTGACATTACCGACTTTGACAACTTCCGCGACGAGACAGGGGCCGTAATCCCCCCACGGCCTTCTTTGGTGTCACTCCAGTCCAACGACAGCCTACGACAACAGTTTGGGAAACGACCCTATGGTTCtgtcgatgatgttggcCACACTTATGGGGGAGCCTCAACCGGATGGACGTCGTTCATGGGCAATGGAGGCGGCGCATATAAGCCAGTATCATCGCCCACCCTCATAGCACCACCTCAGAATGCCGGCCCCAGTTTTGCCCAgagacagcaacaacgacgCCACGATGCGATTccggaagaggaagacggtATTGACCTTGGGTTGATGAAGTCCGCTGCCCCGTTGGGAGGCGAGGAACCACCAGCACCTGGCCCGCGAGTTGCTAGAGCACCAACGTTCGATGTTAGCAGCGCGCTGGGCCCTGCGACAAAAGCCGATGAAGAGTTCTGGAAAGCAATACAGGAGCAAGAGGCACAGGGGAAGTTGACGGGGGGCTTGGGGAAGGGCATCAAAGCGGAAGCGACAATCACGGAAGATTATTTGCTGGCAATAACTCCCGTGACGGAACGACCCCCGAGCCGCACATTCTCCGTCTCGAGACGCAGCAGGCGGCTATCTCACACTGACACAGTGAAGAAAATGGCACAGAATGAGGCCAACAAACGCGGAGAAGTAATCGAGGTGGTCATGACAGAGGACACCGGCACTCAGTCCAAATTTGATCTCAGCCTGGTTGGTGGCCATGATCCGAACGTGGAGGACGAGCCAGGACAGTTTGCCATGAGGCAGACGACCTTTCCAACAAACGCCAGCAAAACAGAGGTCTTTTATCCACAGCCCAACTGGAAGCCATTTTCCATGAGATGGCCGTACTTGATATGGTTGATTGTGGTGTCCATTGTTATGGCCGTATCCGTGGAAATCCTCTACCGAAGCTCTGCCCAGGACGCCCTGGTCAAATTTCAATCACCCAACGATATCTCGACCGCCCAGTACTTTGCTGTCAAGTTTCTACCGATGGCCATTGCGGTCACATATGGTGTCATGTGGCAGGTTACCAACTTTGATGTCATGCGTCTTGAGCCGTTCTATCAGCTATCCAAGGAAGGAGGAGCACTGGCGGACGAGTCCATCAACGTCGAGTATCTGACACAATTCGTCTGGCTGCGTCCATTTCGGGCCATCCACTGCAAACACTATGCTGTAGCTGTGTCGTCAACAGCCAGCTTGCTCGCCAACACATTGGTTCCTGCCCTTGGAGCCGCCTCTTTGATCATAACCCCTGACCGCAACACTCGTCTGGACCGCCCTCACATAGAAAAGAGCATCCTCATACACCACGTCTGGTCCCGTCTTTTGACAACCTTGctcgtcatcatcgccgccttTGGGTGCGTCCTATTCTATCAGCTCCAAACCCGCCGGTCTGGCCTATTAGCCGACGTCAAAGGCATCGCTGGcctcgccgccatggcaACAGTCAGCCACATCCTCATGGACTTCAAAGACATGGACGTAGCCACCCACCAAGACATTCACAGCAAACTAAAAGATCATCGCTACGTCCTCCgcaactcctccctcgccccagacgacaccaaccccccttccatTCAAGAACGGGAAAAATACACCAAAAACCACCTCTCTGctaacccccatcccatgaTGCTCCGCCCAGCCGGGGCATACCCCTTGATATCCGGCATCTTCGCCTTCATCGCCCTCATTCCCATattcctcttcacccccgccACAGTCTTGACCGACCGCGCCCCCTGGTTAATAACCGTCTTGGCCGTGTGCATCAAGCTCTCCTGGGGAGCACTAGAGACAGACGTCCGCCTCATGCAACCATActacctcctctcccaacgACACGCACCCCCAAAGACGCTAACGCTCGATTACACCGCCATGCCCTTTGGCTGGGTAGCCATCAGAGGCCTAATCAACAAACACTGGCTagtcttcttcgtcggctTCGGCACAATCCTCACAGAGATCCTCACCGTGCTGGTAACCTCCCTAGCAACAGTCGAAGGCCGTGTtttcatctcctccgctcccacagccaccgccacctcGTCGGATCTCAACGCCGGACAGGAGACAATTCCATCTTTCTGGATAAGCTTCACGCTTGCTCTGTTGATTCTGCTGTATATGGGGGTGTTGAGCGTCGTTACCCAtttgaaaaggaggagggtgttctTGCCGAGGCAGCCGAATACTATTGCGAGTGTGCTGGCTTACATACACCAGAGCAAGATGCTTTATGACTTTGTGGGGACGGCCAAGTTTGGGAatagggagatggaggggtggctggagggggtggggaagaggtATGGGCTGGGGTGGTTTAGGGGAAGGGATGGGCAGAGTCATtgtggggttgatgaggaggagctggtgagtGAGTGGAGGGTTGGGTATGATTACAGTCGGGCGACGAGGCcttgggaagaggaggggaggaattGGTTGTAG
- a CDS encoding uncharacterized protein (EggNog:ENOG503PEUE; COG:S), which yields MVASFVWTAEEAKYLKAVLRWQDAPSSDDDATATRPRQPRRRPPPPPRATIQLSSQNRRQPQEKEDHPPSGELRVLVLGAKGAGKSSLLSRFSQGTFPPATQPTTATTTSPSGESHSGSCRHPIFLLPSTTGDSKKKKYIIDALEFPSNQSSSNPLLEQALAITEAAVVVYDTASADSFRLAKGVVEFILEHFDPLTPSPNNSANRRVYPVVLVGNKFDNDKEREVSEDEGREAAGKMGVRCMMEVSARTGEGVQEVFETIGAEVLAAKRATTTAREVGREMVQGGGYEKAGNRPQLVRQGGSAGGSNKKGGLLRRMFWGRKLHTRQGVA from the exons ATGGTCGCCTCCTTCGTCTGGACTGCAGAAGAGGCCAAATACCTCAAAGCCGTCCTCCGCTGGCAAGACGCCCCCTCCTCAGACGACGACGCCACCGCTACCAGACCAAGACAACCCAGAAGGAgaccgccccctcccccacggGCAACTATCCAACTTTCCTCCCAAAACCGCAGGCAAccccaagaaaaagaagaccacccaccatcaggTGAACTCCGCGTGTTGGTCCTCGGGGCGAAAGGAGCAGGGAAATCCTCTCTTTTGAGCAGA TTTTCGCAAGGCACATTCCCTCCcgccacccaacccacaacagcaacaacaacgtcACCATCAGGGGAGTCCCACTCAGGAAGCTGCCGACATCCtatctttctcctcccctctaCAACAGGGGAcagcaaaaaaaagaaatacaTCATCGACGCGCTAGAATTCCCTTCCAATCAGTCATCTTCGAACCCATTGCTGGAGCAAGCACTGGCCATCACCGAGGCGGCGGTTGTGGTTTATGACACGGCAAGCGCCGATTCTTTCAGGTTGGCgaaaggggtggtggaattCATCTTGGAGCATTTCGACCCACTCACACCATCCCCCAACAATAGCGCCAACAGGAGGGTTTATCcagtggtgctggtggggaaTAAATTTGACAAtgacaaggagagagaggttagcgaggatgaggggagAGAAGCGGCcgggaagatgggggttaGATGTATGATGGAGGTTAGTGCCAGGACGGGAGAAGGGGTACAAGAGGTGTTTGAGACTATCGGGGCGGAGGTTCTAGCTGCGAAGAGGGCGACAACTACGGctagggaggtggggagggaaaTGGTTCAGGGTGGTGGGTATGAGAAGGCGGGCAACAGGCCCCAACTTGTGAGGCAAGGAGGGAGTGCAGGCGGGAGTAACAAGAAAGGGGGTTTACTGAGAAGGATGTTCTGGGGGAGGAAACTCCACACGCGGCAGGGGGTTGCTTGA
- the FLC3_1 gene encoding putative flavin carrier protein 3 (COG:S; EggNog:ENOG503NW1I) — translation MRLSLTRPVAAFASLAALIAPAMAESILQSNSLNSCQENSLFSASLFKVVFTPNNKTANVDIVAVSSVQGNVTFDVEVSAYGFPIIKQKVSPCDMGLAGLCPMTAGKIPLNFNLPVTGDALEQVPGIAYNFPDLDATVKVIFTMTDGPEAGNAVACVEADISNGKTVDLLGVKWATAIVAGLALTSSAIMSGLGHYNAASHVAANALSLFGYFQAQAMLGLTGVPLPPVVMSWTQDFQWSMGIIRLEFMQDIFTWYQRATGGTPATIFDSLTTVSVQVEKRSLDFIEAGMSLAKRSVAMMPRSIAEPLGQAMKRDLMRRANIETSSGSYIVYGIQRVAFRAGIESTNVFMTCVAFFCLMVIFVSLAVAAFKGACEMAVKNKMMDSDKFLDFRNGWLTVLKGILFRLTLIGFPSMAIMCLWEFTQNDSAALMVLAVFFLIGMTTTLCWAAFKVIMIARRSIVMHNNPAYILFSDPQALNKWGFLYVQFRASAYYFILPYLGYLGLKAMFIAFAQHSGTVQAVGFLIIEAGALIAASVLRPWMDKSTNSFNIAICAINFVNSIFLMIFTEVFNQPRLVTGVVGVVLWIANASFALVLLLMLIVTTVIVIFRDNPDGRYTYMADDRTSFMKSQTHLTTTTELDALAATARGGKEGFNKGMDLDDDAESITSDSLRRQTERLGVPSAHSNQSFGAHSNNSFGAHSNQSFGAQSNYNNQGYGNRPQSPANPSMPFFPADGPRSPPRYQDNGSMRAPSPFDGSPPYRNQNNSPGPGAFRQQNNASPSPWQRGAGYD, via the exons ATGAGGTTATCTTTAACACGGCCCGTTGCGGCCTTCGCGTCGCTAGCGGCGCTCATCGCACCAGCAATGGCAGAGTCGATTCTCCAGTCGAACTCGCTCAACTCTTGTCAGGAAAACTCGCTGTTCAGCGCCAGCTTGTTCAAGGTCGTCTTCACACCAAATAACAAAACAGCCAACGTCGACATTGTAGCTGTCTCGTCAGTCCAGGGCAACGTCACTTTCGATGTCGAGGTCTCGGCCTATGgtttccccatcatcaagcaaAAAGTCAGCCCATGCGATATGGGTCTGGCTGGTCTCTGTCCCATGACAGCAGGCAAGATTCctctcaacttcaacctTCCCGTTACTGGTGACGCCCTGGAACAAGTACCTGGAATCGCCTACAACTTCCCCGATCTCGACGCCACCGTAAAGGTGATTTTTACCATGACGGATGGTCCCGAGGCAGGAAACGCTGTTGCTTGCGTGGAGGCTGATATTTCCAACGGAAAGACGGTGGATTTGCTTGGTGTCAAGTGGGCTACTGCCATTGTCGCTGGTTTGGCTCTCACATCGTCGGCTATCATGTCTGGTCTCGGTCACTACAATGCCGCTTCCCACGTCGCTGCCAACGCCCTCTCGCTCTTTGGTTACTTCCAGGCCCAGGCCATGCTTGGTCTCACTGGTGTGCCTCTGCCGCCTGTTGTCATGTCGTGGACCCAGGATTTCCAGTGGAGCATGGGAATCATTCGTCTCGAGTTCATGCAGGACATCTTTACCTGGTACCAGCGCGCCACTGGTGGTACTCCGGCCACCATCTTCGACTCGCTTACGACCGTTTCCGTGCAAGTTGAGAAGCGATCTCTGGATTTTATCGAAGCTGGTATGAGCCTCGCGAAGCGCTCTGTGGCCATGATGCCGAGGAGCATCGCTGAGCCTCTCGGGCAAGCCATGAAGCGGGACCTCATGCGTCGCGCCAATATCGAGACCAGCTCCGGCAGTTACATCGTGTACGGGATCCAACGTGTGGCCTTCCGCGCAGGCATCGAGTCGACCAACGTTTTTATGACTTGcgtggccttcttctgcttgaTGGTCATTTTTGTCAGTCTGGCCGTGGCCGCTTTCAAGGGTGCCTGCGAGATGGCcgtcaagaacaagatgatggaCAGTGACAAGTTCCTCGACTTCCGCAACGGCTGGCTCACGGTCCTCAAGGGCATCTTGTTCCGTCTTACCCTCATCGGGTTCCCGTCCATGGCCATCATGTGCTTGTGGGAGTTCACCCAGAACGATTCGGCTGCCCTGATGGTCCTGGCTGTCTTTTTCCTGATCGGAATGACGACCACGCTCTGCTGGGCCGCCTTCAAGGTGATTATGATTGCCCGCCGCTCCATCGTTATGCACAACAACCCGGCCTATATCCTCTTCTCGGACCCCCAGGCACTTAACAAGTGGGGCTTCCTCTACGTGCAGTTCAGAGCCTCCGCCTACTACTTCATCCTGCCCTACCTTGGCTACTTGGGACTCAAGGCCATGTTCATCGCCTTTGCGCAGCACTCGGGAACCGTTCAGGCCGTGGGTTTTCTTATCATTGAAGCCGGCGCCCTGATTGCCGCCAGCGTCCTTCGCCCATGGATGGACAAGAGCACCAACTCTTTCAACATTGCCATCTGCGCCATCAACTTTGTCAACTCGATCTTTTTGATGATCTTCACCGAGGTCTTTAACCAGCCCAGACTCGTCACTGGCGTTGTGGGCGTCGTGTTGTGGATTGCTAATGCTTCCTTTGCGCTGgttttgctgttgatgctcATTGTCACCACTGTCATTGTCATCTTCCGCGACAACCCGGATGGCCGCTACACCTACATGGCCGATGACAGAACCTCGTTCATGAAGTCTCAGACGCACCTCACGACGACTACCGAGCTGGACGCGCTCGCGGCTACCGCTCGTGGCGGCAAGGAGGGTTTCAACAAGGGCATGGACCTGGACGATGACGCCGAATCTATTACATCGGACTCGCTCCGGCGCCAGACCGAGAGGCTCGGCGTGCCTTCTGCTCACTCTAACCAGAGCTTTGGTGCtcactccaacaacagcttTGGCGCTCACTCCAACCAGAGCTTTGGCGCCCAGTCGAACTACAACAACCAGGGCTACGGCAACCGCCCCCAATCTCCAGCTAATCCGTCGATGCCATTCTTCCCCGCCGACGGACCTCGCAGCCCGCCGAGGTACCAAGACAACGGCTCGATGCGGGCGCCCAGTCCGTTTGATGGCTCTCCGCCCTATCGAAACCAGAACAACAGCCCAGGTCCGGGCGCCTTCCGGCAACAAAACAACGCTAG CCCAAGTCCTTGGCAACGCGGTGCCGGCTACGACTAA
- the OMA1 gene encoding metalloendopeptidase (COG:O; MEROPS:MER0026545; EggNog:ENOG503NX2W), with protein sequence MFLLRRPSRFRPSRIFSHVPHQKPTPRSPPLPPPPPPPPSPQSLRSYPQPRWHSTKPPPPEEEEIHQRIIPHKRNPYNPSNNRNPYSYRTYNNDHYIRLQAAEPLRGPSKITTTAVIAIATTAGLLFYFANLEKVPVSNRTRFNVYGPDSSTLKSVAEMSYKRLLIELQDQGARILPEWDPRTVRVRRVMQRLIPFSGMGANQDWEIFVIDAPNQANAFVLPGGKVFVFSGIMNLARGDSALATVLGHEIAHNVAGHFGERLSQDIGKNILLFSLMLLGGVIGIGPLIAGWFGTSVIDITFGNPMSRLQETEADYIGLMMMSEACFDPRDAVGFWGRMEMVGQREVARGGVDVPEWASTHPSNANRIKKIQEWLPEAMRKREDSDCSTTGSTADAFRRALETGGFIIMGW encoded by the coding sequence atgttcctcctccgtcgACCATCTCGGTTCAGACCATCCCGCATCTTCAGCCATGTCCCCCACCAAAAGCCAACACccagatcaccaccactaccaccaccaccaccaccaccaccatcaccacaatcCCTCCGCTCCTATCCCCAACCAAGATGGCActccaccaaaccccctcccccagaagaagaggaaatcCACCAGCGCATCATCCCCCACAAGCGCAACCCctacaacccctccaacaaccgcAACCCCTACTCCTACCGAACCTACAACAACGACCACTACATCCGCCTCCAAGCCGCCGAGCCCCTCCGCGGCCCATCAAAGATCACAACCACAGCCGTAATAGCCATCGCCACAACCGCCGGCCTCCTCTTTTACTTTGCGAACCTCGAAAAGGTGCCCGTGTCCAACCGCACCCGGTTCAACGTCTACGGACCAGACTCCTCCACCCTAAAGTCAGTAGCCGAGATGAGCTAcaagaggttgttgatcgAACTGCAAGATCAAGGAGCGAGGATACTACCCGAGTGGGATCCACGGACtgtgagagtgaggagggtgatgcaGAGACTCATTCCCTTTAGCGGAATGGGCGCGAATCAAGACTGGGAAATCTTCGTCATTGACGCCCCAAACCAAGCCAACGCTTTTGTCCTGCCCGGCGGAAAAGTCTTTGTGTTCAGCGGCATCATGAACCTCGCCCGAGGCGACAGCGCCCTCGCCACTGTTCTAGGCCACGAGATAGCCCACAATGTCGCTGGGCATTTTGGCGAGAGGCTGTCGCAGGACATTGGGAAGAATATCCTTTTGTTCAGTCTCATGCTGCTTGGGGGGGTGATTGGGATTGGGCCGTTGATTgcggggtggtttgggaCGAGCGTGATTGATATCACTTTTGGGAACCCGATGAGCAGACTTCAGGAGACGGAGGCGGATTATATTGGGTtaatgatgatgagtgagGCGTGTTTTGACCCGAGGGATGCggtggggttttgggggcggatggagatggtgggaCAGAGGGAGGTtgcgaggggaggggtggatgtACCGGAGTGGGCGAGCACGCATCCGAGCAATGCTAATCGGATAAAGAAGATACAGGAGTGGCTGCCCGAggcgatgaggaagagggaggataGTGATTGTAGTACTACGGGGTCTACGGCGGATGCGTTCAGGCGGGCGTTGGAAACGGGGGGGTTTATTATtatggggtggtga
- the mrpl8 gene encoding 54S ribosomal protein L8, mitochondrial (BUSCO:EOG09264MZ1; COG:J; EggNog:ENOG503P1YY), with amino-acid sequence MAGGHVKYRHLSRTSSHRQALLRNLVTELVRQESIHTTWPKAKEAQRLAERLITYAKKNNETSRRQAQGILFTPDELMPKLFGPIRERYLNRPGGYTRVLRTMPKNKFDQGDSAILELVDGPKDMRFAITAAAVARDRKLGTGHTDITIKNIQKVTQFRPEGRDQFEEMVEKVAGLQLNMNELKDKAVKKE; translated from the exons ATGGCCGGCGGCCACGTCAAATACCGCCACCTCtcccgcacctcctcccaccgtcaagccctcctccgcaacctcgTCACCGAGCTCGTCCGCCAGGAGTCAATCCACACAACATGGCCcaaagccaaagaagccCAGCGCCTCGCCGAGAGGCTCATCACCTATGCCAAAAAGAACAACGAAACCAGCAGGAGACAAGCCCAAGGCATCCTCTTT ACCCCCGACGAACTAATGCCCAAACTCTTCGGCCCCATCCGCGAGCGCTACCTCAACCGCCCCGGCGGCTACACCCGCGTCCTCCGCACCATGCCCAAAAACAAGTTCGACCAGGGCGACTccgccatcctcgagctAGTCGACGGGCCAAAGGACATGAGATttgccatcaccgccgccgctgtgGCAAGAGACAGGAAATTGGGGACGGGACACACGGACATCACGATTAAGAATATCCAAAAGGTCACGCAGTTTAGGCCTGAGGGGAGGGATCAGTTTGAGGAGATGGTTGAAAAGGTTGCCGGGTTGCAGCTGAACATGAATGagctcaaggacaaggcggTCAAGAAGGAGTAG
- the UTP25 gene encoding rRNA-binding ribosome biosynthesis protein utp25 (COG:A; BUSCO:EOG09261XZ6; EggNog:ENOG503NWH6), with translation MGPRGGAGFRGGPRGGSRGGSRGGSRGGSRGGARGGFASRGRGGTRGRGRGRARAPTEPRSAKFDSARLANDDDSQSEDEGVPEEEEEQSDVMSLVDSDSDEEEDATSAQPYVNLMKRLIETNPQKAKRRKLDHAPAEDNQPEAAPAPESGDEDERDDEQEEQRDVDEVEEAEEDPADIQPEDLFDEDDDLDETDPFETHISNPDENTVPPRVRAAQNGKWKMQRQPFESTRAYWSYPQTEDGQELPLPAPITSVSNLHLKKRLKEVMEFKRSTFGAVEKTVAPFLFNYRDVLYCDRTVGSSQDLRNLAALHALNHLYKTRDRVIKNNARLAKADANEDLELRDQGFTRPKVLMLLPTRQSCVKMVDSILSVCQPDQQENRKRFEDGYIEKLSKFSDDKPEDFRDLFSGNDDDMFRLGMKFTRKSVKYFSQFYNSDIIFASPLGLRMAIGSEEERKVDFDFLSSIELVIVDQADALLMQNWEHVEFIFEHLNIQPKDAHGCDFSRVRSWYLDDQAKYFRQTVVFSAFNTPELAELMRAHCHNWAGKVRLQQECPGTIQYLPVKARQTFSRFDAPTVAADPDARFNYFTKAIVPLLTKRNAKDANGTLIFIPSYLDFVRVRNFFANNPIVEAVTFGTISEYADIPEASRARSHFLTGRHKVLLYTERAHHFRRYQIKGVKRVIMYSLPDNPLFYREIAGGYLQKSEQSLMVEHGQGVVRVMFSKYDLMKLERIVGTSRVGKMIKEQGDTFDFV, from the exons ATGGGACCAAGAGGAGGTGCAGGATTTAGAGGAGGACCTCGGGGAGGCTCGCGTGGAGGCTCGCGTGGAGGCTCACGGGGAGGATCAAGAGGCGGCgcaagaggaggatttgcatcccgaggaagaggtggaacGAGAGGtagagggcgaggaagagcaCGCGCACCGACAGAACCACGCAGCGCCAAGTTCGACAGCGCACGACTTGCGAATGATGA CGATTCCCAAAGTGAAGATGAAGGTGTtccagaggaggaggaggagcagtcTGATGTCATGAGTCTTGTTGATTCGGattcggatgaggaggaggatgccacGTCCGCTCAGCCATATGTAAATCTCATGAAGAGACTCATTGAGACTAACCCGCAAAAGGCAAAGAGGAGAAAGCTTGACCATGCTCCAGCAGAGGACAATCAACCAGAGGCAGCGCCAGCGCCAGAATCtggcgacgaggatgagagagacgatgagcaggaggagcaaagAGATGTTGACGAAGTTgaagaggctgaggaggaccCCGCTGATATCCAACCCGAAGATCTCTttgatgaggacgatgatcTGGACGAGACCGACCCATTCGAAACTCACATCTCAAACCCCGACGAAAACACAGTACCGCCAAGAGTGCGAGCTGCGCAAAACGGAAAATGGAAGATGCAACGGCAGCCTTTTGAGTCCACCAGGGCCTATTGGAGTTATCCACAGACAGAGGACGGACAGGAGTTGCCATTACCAGCACCAATAACGAGTGTTTCGAATCTGCATCTCAAAAAACGGCTGAAGGAGGTTATGGAATTCAAAAGATCAACCTTTGGCGCTGTTGAGAAGACCGTGGCACCTTTCCTTTTCAACTATCGGGATGTGCTGTACTGCGACAGAACAGTTGGATCATCACAGGATCTTCGGAATCTGGCGGCCTTGCATGCTCTCAATCATCTTTACAAGACCCGCGACCGAGTGATCAAGAACAACGCCAGACTCGCCAAAGCCGATGCCAACGAAGACCTCGAGCTTAGGGATCAGGGCTTCACCCGTCCCAAAGTTCTCATGCTACTCCCAACTAGGCAGTCATGCGTCAAGATGGTCGACAGCATTCTTTCTGTTTGCCAACCAGACCAGCAGGAGAACAGGAAGCGTTTTGAAGACGGATATATTGAAAAGCTGTCCAAGTTCTCTGATGACAAGCCAGAAGATTTCCGGGACCTCTTCTCAggcaacgacgacgacatgttCCGCCTCGGGATGAAGTTCACCCGCAAGTCTGTCAAGTACTTTTCTCAGTTCTACAACTCGGACATCATCTTTGCCAGTCCTCTGGGTCTCCGTATGGCCATCGGTTccgaagaagaaagaaaggtcGACTTTGATTTCCTCTCGTCGATCGAGCTCGTCATTGTCGATCAAGCCGACGCTCTCCTGATGCAGAACTGGGAGCACGTCGAGTTTATCTTCGAACACCTCAACATCCAGCCCAAGGACGCCCACGGCTGCGACTTTAGCCGTGTCCGCAGCTGGTACCTTGACGACCAGGCCAAGTACTTCCGCCAGACTGTCGTATTCTCGGccttcaacacccccgaaCTGGCCGAGCTCATGCGTGCCCACTGTCACAACTGGGCCGGCAAAGTCCGTCTACAACAAGAATGCCCCGGCACAATCCAATATCTCCCTGTCAAGGCTCGCCAAACATTCAGCCGCTTCGACGCCCCCACCGTCGCCGCCGACCCAGACGCCCGTTTCAACTACTTCACCAAGGCCATCGTGCCTCTTCTCACCAAGCGCAATGCCAAAGACGCCAACGGcaccctcatcttcatccctTCCTATCTCGACTTTGTCCGGGTTAGaaacttcttcgccaacaaccccatcgtGGAGGCTGTCACCTTTGGTACCATATCCGAATACGCGGACATTCCCGAGGCTTCCAGGGCGAGGTCTCATTTCCTGACGGGAAGGCACAAGGTGCTGCTGTACACCGAGCGAGCCCACCACTTTAGACGGTATCAGATCAAGGGTGTCAAGAGGGTAATCATGTACTCGTTACCGGACAATCCGCTTTTCTACCGAGAGATTGCGGGTGGCTACCTCCAGAAGAGCGAGCAGAGCTTGATGGTGGAGCACGGACAGGGGGTGGTCAGGGTGATGTTTAGCAAGTATGACTTGATGAAGCTGGAGAGGATTGTGGGGACTTCGAGGGTAGGAAAGATGATCAAGGAGCAGGGGGACACTTTTGATTTTGTATAG